Proteins encoded within one genomic window of Hahella chejuensis KCTC 2396:
- a CDS encoding caspase family protein, which translates to MIKLNTAFIIAALCLSVPLKGWTANLALLVGVGEYPEHRLEGPVNDVRALQRMLTEKWEFKPKDITVLLNAAASRDGIIKALDALIAESRPGDNVFIYFSGHGTSKMDADIGAPLPAVSGAFIPYDVAGVKNLDELMTKLIVGRADLRPRLKRLDEGGRHIFVAIDACYSGNTVRSSTTEKGLPERFWDIAAGAGAEKEAGYPTDAGGLVSLISAKDEPYPYENLYYLAASAEYEAAQEIPTARLHEFPTFDNRPHGAFTDTLLTVLDAPAHADVDRDGQVSYAELQKTVERRMRQRRFNQTPQGLPALEQDDGELSRQAVFFLETIALGDVDKTTSSRRREDNRPPVLKVAAAAHSLTASLLKAAPNLSTVKDNADIHLSQAPRENMLEVRDRDGGLLAELAATDSEVLRQLRYRQWLLRIDAMLDANAYEFRGELQREGKSESPAVAGEVFGFRFELPRRGYLLLLDFDPQGGVTVLYPRREADNDVPFNKGVLDWPEQAKVYPPFGKDALYALLLPAKEDVLNRLAGQSFSFDHPLSEPLLDLFSQSGKRLGVSRLELRTRAE; encoded by the coding sequence ATGATCAAGCTCAACACGGCATTTATCATCGCAGCACTTTGCCTGTCGGTTCCCCTCAAAGGCTGGACGGCTAACCTCGCGCTGCTGGTGGGAGTAGGCGAATATCCCGAACACAGGCTGGAAGGCCCGGTAAACGATGTCCGGGCGCTGCAGCGCATGCTTACGGAGAAATGGGAGTTCAAGCCCAAAGATATTACCGTCCTGCTTAACGCCGCCGCCAGCAGGGACGGCATTATAAAAGCGCTCGACGCACTGATTGCGGAAAGTCGTCCCGGCGATAATGTCTTCATCTACTTCAGTGGGCATGGCACCAGCAAAATGGACGCCGACATAGGCGCACCGCTGCCCGCTGTTTCCGGCGCTTTTATCCCTTATGACGTCGCCGGCGTCAAAAATCTCGATGAGTTAATGACCAAGCTGATCGTGGGCAGGGCGGATTTACGCCCTCGGCTGAAGAGGCTGGACGAAGGCGGGCGTCATATATTTGTAGCGATAGACGCCTGCTACTCCGGCAACACCGTGAGGAGCAGCACAACGGAAAAGGGATTGCCTGAACGCTTTTGGGATATTGCGGCGGGAGCGGGCGCCGAGAAAGAGGCGGGTTACCCGACAGACGCAGGCGGACTGGTAAGCCTGATTAGCGCCAAAGACGAGCCCTATCCATACGAAAATCTGTACTACCTGGCGGCATCCGCCGAATATGAAGCGGCGCAGGAAATTCCCACCGCACGCCTCCATGAATTCCCCACTTTTGACAACCGCCCCCACGGCGCCTTTACCGACACCCTGCTGACAGTGCTGGACGCCCCAGCGCACGCCGATGTGGATAGGGACGGTCAGGTCAGTTATGCGGAATTGCAAAAAACGGTGGAAAGGCGCATGCGTCAGCGGCGGTTTAATCAGACGCCGCAAGGGCTGCCGGCGCTGGAACAGGATGACGGAGAACTGAGTCGGCAAGCAGTCTTCTTTCTGGAGACAATAGCTCTGGGCGATGTGGACAAAACCACTTCATCCCGGCGCAGGGAGGACAACCGTCCCCCCGTGCTTAAGGTTGCGGCGGCAGCGCACAGTTTGACCGCGTCGCTGCTTAAGGCCGCGCCAAACCTATCCACTGTCAAGGACAATGCAGATATCCATCTGTCGCAGGCGCCCAGAGAGAATATGCTCGAAGTCCGTGATCGCGACGGAGGACTGCTTGCGGAGCTGGCCGCCACTGACTCGGAGGTGTTGCGTCAACTGCGCTACCGGCAGTGGCTGCTGCGGATCGACGCCATGCTTGACGCTAACGCCTACGAATTCAGGGGTGAGCTGCAAAGAGAAGGGAAGAGCGAATCTCCCGCTGTGGCCGGCGAGGTATTCGGGTTTCGGTTTGAATTGCCGCGGCGCGGCTATTTGCTGCTGCTCGATTTTGATCCTCAAGGCGGCGTAACGGTGCTTTATCCCCGGCGTGAGGCGGACAATGACGTTCCGTTCAATAAAGGCGTCCTGGATTGGCCCGAGCAGGCCAAGGTATACCCGCCTTTCGGCAAAGACGCTCTTTACGCCTTGCTGCTGCCCGCTAAAGAGGATGTCCTCAATCGTCTGGCGGGCCAGTCTTTTTCTTTTGATCACCCATTGTCCGAACCACTCCTTGATTTGTTTTCGCAAAGCGGAAAGAGACTTGGAGTAAGCCGCCTAGAGTTACGAACCAGGGCGGAATAG
- a CDS encoding DUF4185 domain-containing protein, whose product MKCIDHYKPTVLAALIATISAAALTGTAAATDSQLHDSAASAEVVLEFVDNAVAFQNGVHLTDEDGASVWVVEPGDSGGLALKKPAQTLNIRIASDSFGSVKVFDANGGLLQEIPVGSGATTASYDARGGSPVNHIELENQGTGVITVDDINIGGTVSQQPEPIVEVPVTQSRSAPSMSIKAACPAYSGTHSSYSQAFDTSQKTFANIKRGGHLQVDFCKKVSVSELTVNYGRAEKERGWLTGSNDGKNWDKVAVLNPNDNVSVRTYKIGAKTGYRYYRIISNGSSSHRDFTPYYDVKFKTGDSGGSDPSDNNGAPYPLSDWGMSIDWSTYHSAAYDKNDGGDNWPTTWSGDGNVYTAWGDGGGFHGDQRKERAALGVARIAGVPGNLSQLKATDLADFKHYWTWFKDKEGNWTKPNPEGIKECKGNNLPGCDKAHKYGYKSYGIIAIGKSLYMIVNNHAEGMYTPGYTYPSDLYKSVDNGKSWKKTGVRLENDLLTPTFIQMAKGHGSYPYVYIYSSHKTDKTHGLNSQIPGEIYLIRVSTSKIEDPGAYEYYAGGNGGAAKWSKNWKDRAPAFQDKKGGVGWNCSSFYHVGLDRFFLFTQHGENASGNIGLFEAETPWGPWKTVHYANQFTNGKVEDTSFLWNIPLKWLDVKKHTFTMTYTGIKQTDRWNTVNGQFYLRKK is encoded by the coding sequence ATGAAATGTATTGATCACTATAAACCCACAGTCCTGGCGGCGCTGATCGCAACGATCTCCGCCGCCGCACTGACGGGAACGGCGGCGGCGACGGATTCGCAGCTTCATGATAGCGCTGCGTCTGCAGAGGTAGTGTTGGAGTTTGTGGATAACGCCGTCGCCTTCCAGAACGGCGTGCATCTGACAGATGAAGACGGCGCTTCGGTCTGGGTGGTGGAACCCGGCGACAGCGGCGGACTTGCGCTGAAAAAACCAGCACAAACGCTGAACATCCGTATCGCTTCCGACTCCTTCGGCAGTGTGAAAGTATTTGACGCCAATGGCGGCCTGCTGCAGGAAATCCCCGTTGGCTCCGGCGCAACCACTGCGTCCTATGACGCCAGGGGCGGGTCTCCCGTTAACCATATAGAACTGGAGAACCAGGGAACCGGCGTCATCACTGTTGATGACATCAATATTGGTGGGACAGTGTCTCAGCAACCGGAACCCATCGTCGAAGTTCCCGTAACCCAGTCCCGAAGCGCGCCTTCAATGTCAATCAAAGCCGCTTGTCCCGCTTATTCTGGAACGCATTCCAGCTATTCTCAGGCGTTCGATACAAGCCAGAAAACCTTCGCCAATATAAAGAGAGGCGGCCATCTACAAGTGGATTTTTGCAAAAAGGTCTCTGTCAGCGAACTGACTGTTAATTATGGCCGGGCGGAGAAAGAGCGCGGCTGGCTGACGGGAAGTAATGATGGAAAAAACTGGGACAAGGTCGCGGTTCTCAACCCAAACGACAACGTTTCTGTCCGCACGTATAAAATCGGCGCCAAAACCGGCTACCGTTACTACCGGATTATCTCTAACGGCAGCAGTTCTCACCGGGATTTCACCCCTTATTACGATGTGAAATTCAAGACCGGCGACTCCGGCGGTTCCGATCCTTCCGATAACAACGGAGCGCCCTACCCGTTAAGCGACTGGGGCATGAGTATCGACTGGTCTACCTATCACAGCGCCGCTTATGACAAGAACGATGGCGGCGACAATTGGCCGACCACCTGGTCGGGGGACGGCAATGTTTACACCGCCTGGGGAGACGGCGGCGGCTTTCACGGCGACCAGCGTAAAGAACGCGCTGCTCTGGGCGTCGCCCGTATCGCCGGAGTTCCCGGGAACTTGTCGCAACTCAAAGCCACCGATCTGGCGGACTTTAAACACTATTGGACATGGTTTAAGGATAAAGAAGGAAATTGGACCAAACCGAACCCGGAAGGAATAAAGGAATGCAAGGGCAATAACCTGCCGGGCTGCGACAAAGCGCATAAGTATGGTTACAAATCCTACGGCATTATCGCCATCGGAAAGTCGCTGTACATGATTGTAAACAATCACGCCGAGGGCATGTACACGCCCGGTTACACCTATCCCAGCGATCTCTATAAGTCCGTCGACAATGGTAAGAGCTGGAAAAAGACCGGGGTAAGGCTTGAAAATGACCTGCTCACGCCGACCTTTATCCAGATGGCCAAAGGCCATGGCAGTTACCCTTATGTTTACATTTACAGCTCTCATAAGACTGACAAGACTCATGGGTTGAACAGCCAGATTCCCGGAGAGATTTATTTGATTCGCGTCTCCACCTCGAAAATTGAAGACCCCGGCGCCTATGAGTATTACGCCGGAGGAAACGGCGGGGCCGCCAAATGGTCGAAAAACTGGAAGGACCGGGCGCCCGCGTTCCAGGACAAAAAAGGCGGCGTTGGCTGGAATTGCTCAAGTTTCTATCACGTGGGACTGGATAGATTCTTCCTGTTTACCCAGCACGGAGAAAATGCAAGCGGCAATATCGGTCTATTCGAGGCGGAAACTCCCTGGGGGCCTTGGAAAACCGTGCATTACGCCAATCAGTTCACCAACGGCAAAGTGGAAGACACCAGCTTCTTGTGGAATATCCCCCTGAAATGGCTTGATGTGAAGAAACATACTTTCACCATGACATACACCGGCATCAAACAGACAGACCGTTGGAACACCGTGAACGGTCAGTTCTACTTGCGCAAAAAATAA
- a CDS encoding discoidin domain-containing protein, which yields MKIRNQLIKAMTLTLLTSGVQAGVFFQDSFESADILSTNEEGFRWGSLNRTSIVRDDQFIVWKGRGTGSKAEDGPVAGRKWEGSDGRHALRFRYPAGEAFAEQRFDMGEAHGELWISYWVRVPINYSHDNVDGSAANNKFFSLWMDGYSNKGEGSSFWLSMEPAGGGNTDLAFTYSKGGHTASIAMQQHKPFINKATDRGKWMQVVMHLKNASYNGAKDGVIETWRRWADESSFTQLHKAANIPFRTPSQGPQGFKTGYLLGWANGAYGQDTEWLLDDFKLSDTSLLSITDGGCQPKHSLSRNPGKGSDVSYAFDGDLSNWVYFQGVGQHIDTQFCEERTLSSVKIAFHKGDKRQYMFKVQTSEDGVNYVDHYEGISSGTLNGKFETFEFPEVSTRRVRIVGQGNTENDWNSYREIEFSQSDLAGCAAPQ from the coding sequence ATGAAAATACGCAATCAGTTAATCAAAGCGATGACGCTCACTCTGCTGACCTCGGGGGTACAGGCTGGGGTGTTCTTTCAGGACAGTTTTGAATCCGCCGACATTCTCTCGACCAACGAGGAAGGTTTCAGATGGGGCTCATTGAATCGCACCTCTATCGTCAGGGACGACCAGTTCATCGTCTGGAAAGGAAGAGGAACGGGCTCCAAGGCGGAAGATGGCCCAGTGGCCGGGCGCAAGTGGGAAGGCTCCGACGGGCGTCACGCCTTGCGCTTTCGGTATCCCGCAGGCGAGGCGTTTGCGGAACAGCGCTTCGATATGGGCGAAGCCCATGGCGAGTTGTGGATCAGCTACTGGGTGCGAGTGCCTATCAATTACTCTCATGACAACGTAGATGGAAGCGCCGCCAATAATAAGTTTTTCTCCCTCTGGATGGACGGATACTCCAATAAAGGGGAAGGTTCTTCCTTCTGGCTGAGTATGGAGCCGGCCGGAGGCGGCAATACCGACCTGGCCTTCACCTACTCCAAAGGCGGCCATACCGCCTCCATCGCCATGCAACAGCATAAGCCTTTCATCAATAAAGCGACGGATCGGGGCAAATGGATGCAGGTGGTCATGCACCTGAAAAACGCCTCATACAACGGCGCCAAAGACGGCGTGATTGAAACCTGGAGACGGTGGGCCGATGAAAGCAGTTTCACCCAGCTCCATAAGGCCGCCAATATTCCCTTCAGAACGCCTTCCCAAGGCCCACAGGGATTCAAGACCGGTTATCTGCTGGGTTGGGCGAACGGAGCCTATGGTCAGGACACCGAGTGGCTGCTGGACGACTTCAAACTATCGGATACCTCCCTGCTCTCCATCACAGACGGCGGATGCCAGCCTAAGCACAGCCTGAGCCGGAATCCCGGAAAAGGCAGCGATGTCAGCTACGCATTTGACGGAGATCTGAGCAACTGGGTTTACTTCCAGGGTGTGGGGCAGCATATCGATACCCAGTTCTGTGAAGAGCGGACATTGTCCTCGGTGAAGATCGCCTTCCATAAAGGCGACAAACGCCAGTACATGTTTAAAGTTCAGACTTCGGAGGACGGCGTGAACTACGTGGACCATTACGAAGGCATCAGCTCAGGAACACTGAACGGAAAGTTCGAGACTTTCGAATTTCCCGAGGTTTCCACCAGGCGCGTGCGCATAGTGGGCCAGGGCAATACCGAGAACGACTGGAATAGCTACCGGGAAATTGAGTTCTCGCAAAGCGACCTGGCTGGCTGCGCGGCTCCCCAATAA
- a CDS encoding nitrous oxide reductase accessory protein NosL yields the protein MVLGIYEWTLKSSLGVLLILVLLGLTGCRDPVSDASVQLSAVHFEPEDECHICGMVIARLPGPKGEAVLADGQVFKFCSTYELFTWLLQPENRRPGSAVFVHDMSRTDWNTPDNDHLIDARTASYVLGAKIKSGMGPSLASFKSEEDAKAFMAAHGGRLLGYGQINLESLNHRDD from the coding sequence ATGGTGCTTGGAATATATGAATGGACGCTGAAGTCCTCCTTGGGTGTTTTACTAATTCTCGTACTACTTGGCCTTACTGGCTGCCGCGATCCCGTCAGCGACGCCAGTGTGCAATTGTCGGCGGTACACTTTGAACCGGAAGACGAATGTCACATCTGCGGGATGGTGATCGCCAGGCTGCCTGGCCCCAAAGGTGAGGCGGTGCTTGCTGATGGTCAAGTATTTAAGTTTTGCTCGACCTATGAGCTTTTCACCTGGTTGCTTCAACCAGAAAATCGGCGCCCGGGCTCCGCCGTATTTGTGCATGACATGTCGCGCACGGATTGGAATACGCCAGACAATGACCACCTTATAGACGCCAGGACGGCTTCATATGTGTTGGGCGCAAAGATTAAATCAGGAATGGGGCCGTCCCTGGCGTCATTTAAAAGTGAAGAAGATGCGAAAGCATTCATGGCGGCTCACGGCGGTCGTTTATTGGGGTATGGGCAGATTAATCTGGAGAGCCTCAACCATAGGGACGACTAG
- a CDS encoding ABC transporter permease — protein sequence MRQIWRIAQKEVSDGLRNRWLLAITMTFAILAIGIAWFGSAASGQIGFSSVETTIASLTSLASFLIPLIALLVAYDAIVGEDEGGTLLLLLTYPLSRMHLLIGKFCGHSIILGLAAVTGFGSAALAIVIFAEGVVVSEVLAAFGRFILSSTLLGWSFLALAYLVSALVTEKKRAAGLALSCWFLFVLVFDLALLAILTSTEGRMSPETLPWLLMLNPTDIYRLINLTAMNGFGGVSGALAIGADLPLTHGLWLGLAVWVAAPLLLAHIAFTRRAI from the coding sequence ATGAGACAGATCTGGCGCATCGCCCAAAAAGAGGTCAGCGACGGCTTACGCAACCGCTGGCTGCTCGCTATCACCATGACGTTTGCGATACTGGCGATTGGCATTGCCTGGTTTGGCTCCGCCGCGTCAGGTCAAATCGGGTTCTCCAGTGTGGAGACCACTATCGCCAGTCTCACTAGTCTGGCCAGCTTTCTGATTCCCCTCATTGCACTGCTGGTAGCCTATGACGCGATAGTCGGAGAGGATGAAGGCGGAACCTTATTATTGCTGCTGACTTACCCCCTGAGTCGAATGCACTTGTTAATAGGAAAGTTTTGCGGCCATAGCATAATTCTTGGTTTGGCTGCAGTAACAGGTTTCGGCTCCGCCGCTCTGGCGATTGTCATCTTCGCCGAAGGGGTCGTTGTCAGTGAAGTGTTAGCGGCTTTCGGTCGCTTTATCCTGTCATCCACACTACTGGGATGGTCGTTTCTGGCGCTTGCGTATCTTGTCAGCGCGCTGGTGACGGAGAAAAAACGCGCCGCCGGGTTGGCGTTGTCGTGTTGGTTCCTGTTTGTGCTGGTGTTTGATCTGGCTTTATTGGCGATTCTGACTTCCACCGAAGGCCGGATGAGCCCTGAGACTCTTCCCTGGTTATTGATGCTTAATCCGACGGATATCTATCGTCTCATCAATCTGACGGCGATGAATGGGTTTGGCGGAGTCAGCGGCGCGCTGGCGATCGGGGCGGATTTGCCTCTGACGCATGGGTTGTGGCTCGGTCTGGCGGTATGGGTGGCCGCGCCTCTTCTGCTGGCGCATATCGCCTTTACGCGAAGAGCGATTTAG
- a CDS encoding ABC transporter ATP-binding protein: MIHLEGVSQYYGRHQVLHDLNLTLGEGEVLGLFGHNGAGKTTTIKLILGLLRPDRGNVLTLGRSPNQVDMRRQIGYLPENVMFYPQLSGLETLRYFARLKQAPLTQVKSLLEQVGLSEAANQKVKTYSKGMRQRLGLAQALLGEPRLLLLDEPTVGLDPIATADLYELVDGLRCRGAGVILCSHVLPGVEPHIDRAAILAHGRLRADGSLGELRRQAQAPIRVRLSGVKHRDQCLERWKDQIPNMRPVNAHSLEIATDAQHKLELLKVLLTSIQVEDVDIHQPGLEDLYRYFIADDPAQTEEKRQ, from the coding sequence ATGATTCACCTGGAAGGGGTTAGCCAGTACTACGGCCGTCATCAGGTTCTGCATGACCTCAATCTGACTTTGGGGGAAGGCGAAGTGCTGGGATTATTCGGACATAACGGCGCCGGCAAAACGACGACAATTAAACTCATACTTGGACTGCTTCGTCCAGATCGCGGCAATGTGCTCACCCTGGGGCGAAGCCCGAATCAGGTGGATATGCGCCGTCAGATCGGCTATCTGCCAGAAAATGTCATGTTCTATCCGCAACTAAGCGGACTGGAGACCTTGCGTTACTTCGCGCGGCTTAAACAAGCGCCTTTGACCCAGGTGAAAAGCCTGCTGGAACAAGTGGGACTGTCGGAAGCGGCGAACCAGAAAGTCAAAACCTACTCAAAAGGCATGCGACAACGTCTCGGGCTTGCTCAGGCGCTATTGGGCGAACCCCGGCTGCTCCTGCTGGATGAGCCGACTGTGGGGCTCGACCCCATTGCAACCGCTGATTTGTATGAATTGGTGGATGGACTGCGATGTCGGGGCGCAGGAGTCATTTTATGCTCCCATGTGTTGCCTGGAGTGGAGCCTCATATTGACCGGGCGGCGATCCTCGCCCATGGGCGTCTGCGGGCGGATGGCTCTCTGGGTGAATTGCGCCGTCAGGCGCAGGCCCCGATTCGGGTCAGGTTGTCGGGCGTCAAGCACCGGGACCAATGTTTGGAGCGCTGGAAAGACCAGATTCCCAATATGCGTCCGGTTAACGCCCATAGTTTGGAAATCGCCACCGACGCGCAACATAAGCTGGAACTGCTGAAAGTATTGCTGACCAGCATCCAGGTAGAGGATGTGGATATCCACCAGCCCGGCCTGGAGGACTTGTATCGGTATTTCATCGCCGATGACCCTGCGCAAACAGAGGAGAAGCGGCAATGA
- a CDS encoding nitrous oxide reductase family maturation protein NosD encodes MRGFLSRLVSGFSLAQASLLCLAAGYASATLQELPMIQATDGEWVLSEGVYEGNFAVSRSLHFRCLPGAVINAGGQGHGLRLRAPDITVRDCEIQNWGRNLTNLDAGIFIERQAAGAVVENVRLSGPGFGVWVDATPNVTLRGNQIQGDVSVRSQDRGNGIHLFAVTGALVEGNEVSQTRDGIYIDTSNNNTLADNFLHDLRYGVHYMYSHDNAVLNNCTLRTRTGYALMQSRNLTVEGNYSEQDQNYGILMNYITYSTLRNNQVVAVKQGGMAGVGVDGAEGKALFVYNSPFNVFERNRFEQSDIGVHLTAGSEDNLVGGNAFIHNRRQVKYVATRLQEWSTNGKGNYWSDYLGWDRNADGIGDVPYEPNDNVDRLLWTYPQARLLMHSPSIDVLRWAQQAFPVVKSPGVRDSAPLMRNTVQHEAQTACRKKGRGK; translated from the coding sequence ATGCGCGGATTCCTGTCACGGCTGGTTTCTGGCTTTAGCCTGGCGCAGGCGTCACTCCTGTGCCTTGCGGCGGGATATGCATCGGCGACTCTGCAAGAGTTGCCGATGATCCAGGCGACCGATGGAGAGTGGGTGCTGTCGGAGGGCGTTTACGAAGGCAATTTCGCCGTTTCCCGCAGCCTTCATTTTCGTTGCCTGCCTGGCGCCGTCATCAACGCCGGCGGTCAGGGGCACGGACTCCGTCTCAGGGCGCCGGACATAACCGTCCGCGACTGTGAGATTCAAAACTGGGGACGTAATCTGACAAACCTGGACGCCGGTATTTTCATTGAGCGTCAAGCCGCTGGCGCGGTGGTGGAGAACGTCCGTCTGAGCGGGCCGGGATTTGGCGTCTGGGTAGACGCCACTCCCAACGTCACCTTGCGCGGCAACCAAATACAAGGCGACGTCAGCGTGCGTTCACAAGATCGCGGCAATGGCATTCATCTGTTCGCCGTCACTGGCGCTCTCGTTGAAGGTAATGAGGTGTCGCAAACGCGGGATGGCATCTACATCGACACTTCCAACAATAACACCCTGGCCGACAACTTCCTGCACGATCTGCGTTACGGAGTGCATTACATGTATTCACACGATAATGCGGTGCTGAATAACTGCACCTTGCGCACCCGCACAGGCTATGCGCTGATGCAGAGTCGTAACCTGACCGTAGAGGGAAACTATTCCGAACAGGATCAGAACTACGGCATTTTGATGAATTACATCACCTATTCCACTTTGCGCAACAATCAGGTCGTCGCCGTGAAGCAGGGAGGAATGGCGGGGGTAGGGGTGGATGGCGCTGAAGGTAAGGCCTTATTCGTTTATAACTCACCGTTTAACGTGTTTGAGCGCAACCGCTTTGAACAGAGCGATATTGGCGTCCATCTGACGGCCGGCTCAGAAGATAACTTAGTGGGGGGGAATGCGTTTATTCATAATCGGCGTCAAGTGAAATACGTAGCGACACGCCTGCAAGAGTGGTCAACGAATGGAAAAGGAAATTACTGGAGCGATTATCTGGGATGGGATCGTAACGCCGATGGGATTGGCGATGTTCCCTATGAACCCAATGATAACGTGGACCGACTCTTATGGACCTACCCACAAGCCCGATTGCTGATGCACAGTCCATCCATCGACGTCTTGCGTTGGGCGCAACAGGCCTTTCCCGTAGTGAAGTCTCCTGGCGTCAGGGATAGTGCCCCGTTGATGCGGAATACAGTACAACATGAAGCACAAACGGCTTGCCGTAAAAAGGGGAGGGGGAAATAG
- the nosZ gene encoding TAT-dependent nitrous-oxide reductase → MKDADKSSHTTPDARDSGISRRGFLGGAAVTGVSAVTGMAAMTGFGSSIMSPESWAAAAKTAHQKASVEPGELDEYYGFWSGGHSGEVRVLGVPSMRELMRIPVFNVDSATGWGLTNESKQVLGESARFSNGDAHHPHVSMTDGRYDGKYLFINDKANTRVARIRLDIMKCDKITTIPNVQAIHGLRLQKVPRTKYVFCNAEFVIPQPNDGTDMENLENHYTMFNAVDADTMEVAWQVIVDGNLDNTDADYTGKYVASTCYNSEKGLLLTDTMRNERDWVVVFNVPRIEAAIQAGNFKTIGDAKTPVVDGRHGSELTRYIPVPKNPHGLNTSPDGKYFMANGKLSPTVSIIAIDKLDDLFDGKFKDERDVIVGEPELGLGPLHTTFDGRGFAYTTLFIDSQVAKWNIAEAIRAYNGEKVNYIKQKLDVQYQPGHNHASLTESRDADGKWLVVLCKFSKDRFLPAGPLHPENDQLIDISGDEMALVHDGPTYAEPHDCILVRRDQIRPLKIWSRDDPFFASAVAQAKKDGITLETDNKVIRDGNKVRVYMTSVAPIYGLTEFRVKQGDEVTVYITNMDMVEDVSHGFCMVNHGVSMEISPQQTSSVTFVASEPGVHWYYCNWFCHALHMEMRGRMIVEKA, encoded by the coding sequence ATGAAAGATGCAGACAAATCGTCACACACTACGCCGGATGCCCGGGATTCTGGAATCAGTCGTCGCGGCTTCCTTGGCGGAGCGGCGGTGACAGGCGTATCCGCTGTTACCGGAATGGCTGCGATGACGGGGTTCGGTTCTTCCATCATGAGCCCGGAATCCTGGGCGGCGGCGGCAAAGACCGCGCATCAGAAAGCCTCGGTGGAGCCTGGAGAGCTGGATGAATACTATGGCTTTTGGAGCGGAGGCCATTCAGGGGAAGTGAGGGTGTTGGGGGTGCCTTCCATGCGTGAATTAATGCGCATCCCCGTATTCAATGTGGATTCCGCCACAGGATGGGGCCTGACCAATGAGAGTAAACAAGTGCTGGGAGAGTCAGCGCGGTTTTCCAATGGCGACGCCCACCATCCTCATGTGTCCATGACGGATGGGCGGTATGACGGCAAATATCTGTTTATCAACGACAAAGCCAATACCCGGGTGGCGCGTATCCGCCTGGACATCATGAAGTGCGATAAAATCACCACCATTCCGAATGTGCAGGCGATCCATGGTTTGCGGCTACAGAAAGTTCCCCGCACCAAGTATGTGTTTTGCAATGCTGAGTTTGTGATTCCACAGCCCAATGACGGCACAGACATGGAAAATCTGGAAAACCATTACACCATGTTCAATGCTGTAGACGCGGACACCATGGAAGTCGCCTGGCAGGTCATTGTCGACGGTAATCTGGATAACACCGATGCGGACTACACTGGTAAGTATGTCGCCTCGACGTGCTATAACTCCGAAAAAGGATTGCTATTGACGGATACCATGCGCAACGAGCGCGACTGGGTCGTGGTGTTCAACGTGCCGAGAATTGAGGCTGCCATTCAGGCGGGTAACTTCAAAACGATTGGCGACGCCAAAACGCCGGTGGTGGACGGCCGTCATGGTTCTGAGCTGACCCGTTACATCCCCGTTCCTAAAAACCCGCATGGACTAAATACCTCCCCTGACGGCAAGTACTTCATGGCGAATGGAAAGCTGTCGCCCACGGTCTCCATCATCGCCATCGATAAGCTGGATGACCTGTTTGACGGCAAGTTTAAAGACGAACGCGACGTCATTGTAGGCGAACCGGAGCTGGGCCTGGGGCCGCTGCACACCACCTTCGACGGCCGCGGTTTTGCCTACACGACGCTGTTTATAGACAGTCAGGTGGCGAAGTGGAATATCGCCGAAGCCATACGCGCTTATAACGGAGAGAAGGTTAACTATATTAAGCAGAAGTTGGACGTACAGTACCAGCCGGGGCACAACCACGCCAGCCTGACCGAGTCCCGGGATGCTGATGGAAAGTGGCTGGTGGTGCTCTGCAAGTTCTCAAAAGACCGTTTCCTTCCTGCGGGGCCGCTGCATCCAGAGAATGATCAGTTAATCGATATCTCTGGGGACGAGATGGCTTTGGTCCATGATGGACCAACCTACGCTGAACCTCATGACTGTATATTGGTGCGCCGGGATCAGATCCGCCCACTGAAAATATGGAGCCGGGATGACCCATTCTTCGCCTCCGCCGTGGCGCAAGCCAAAAAGGATGGAATTACTTTAGAGACGGATAACAAGGTTATTCGCGACGGTAATAAAGTGCGCGTGTACATGACCTCCGTCGCGCCAATCTACGGCCTCACTGAGTTTCGGGTGAAACAGGGAGATGAAGTCACCGTTTACATTACCAATATGGATATGGTGGAGGATGTCTCCCATGGCTTCTGTATGGTGAATCATGGGGTCAGTATGGAAATCAGTCCCCAGCAGACCTCGTCCGTCACTTTTGTAGCGTCTGAGCCGGGCGTGCATTGGTATTACTGCAATTGGTTCTGCCATGCCCTGCATATGGAAATGCGCGGCCGCATGATTGTGGAAAAGGCTTGA